Below is a genomic region from Silurus meridionalis isolate SWU-2019-XX chromosome 1, ASM1480568v1, whole genome shotgun sequence.
AGCGCCGTGGCTGCAGGACTCACCCTCATTCTCTTCGCAGTGGACATGCTGGTGTTTGATGACGTGTTAATGCGATGGtgttacaattacaattactaCAGATGTTATTCTTCTATGCTCATCATGGTGTGTATCTCATCACAAAACAGagttcttttatatttatttttgatttttccCTCGGACCTTCACCCACACACTTCAGCACCCTCAGGGTCCGGCACGCTTTCCTCAGCATCCACCAAAGCCCAGTGGCGGTCCGGAGACCCTTCAGCTCTCCCCTCTTGGTGTCTTTCTTCCCCAGAGCCTGTTGTCTTTGTCCTTTTTATTAGGTGTCACCGGACACTGAAACAGACACTGCACTGTTAGTCTCATCAGGTGAAGGTCCACACTGACCCTTCACTGACCCTTCATTTCTTCACTCGCTCCGCtcgtgtgtttttgtttttaacttaaGTGACGTTTATTtactaaattacatttttacttacataatttttccttgtttgttttttggctttAGTGGCATGGAATCTATGGAGTTCTGTTTGTTTTCACGTTGCTTCTGTTCATCATTTCCATTTGCACTTCTGTGTTCGCCTGTAAAGCCTCCTGCTGCTTTTCACCTACagtgagttttttcttttcatctttctttAAATCTTGTTTATAAATTTTACTTGAATCTCATTGGAACGTATTAACAGCTCACGTGCAAACGGATTTAACTATAAATTTATGTGCTATTAAAAAGTATGTTACTCGTGTAGAGGCAGAAATGATTCAAATCATCAGGTGCTTTAAAACCAATtatttaaatcatcatcatctcaattAATTCTGACCTTGGACTCGACCTTGACATTAATCACGTGGTTATTGCATGTGCAGAACCtgattctaaatatgagaaactttattgtttaaatattaataggATTATTATGGAATCAACTTTATTACTTAAAGTGTATCTGATCTAACTGTGAAGTCTATTTGTGTCCTGATCTTCTTTCATGGGATCTTTTTCTCCCAGCCGGTGTATTTACAGCCCCTGAATCTACAGCCAGTAAATCTACAGCTGGTGAATCAACAGCCAATGTATTCACAGGCAATGACTCAACAGCTGATGTATTCACATGCAATGAATCCACAACCACTTAATCAACAGCTAATGAATCCATCATCTCTGAGTCCACCACCAATGTACAACTCTGAGTTCTACAATCCAGAGGTTCCACAGAAATCACCTGCAGCAGAATTTTAAACCGTAGTTCAGCTATTTCCTAAAATCATGGCGTACCCCTGCTTCCTGTAATGTACAGCTTCATGTTTCTCTACCAAATGTCTTGACCTCTGTATGAATTTGTTGCATCATGAGGAAATCATCATCTTGCAGATGTTCTACTCTGTTATCTTCTCTGATCATTCTTTGGCAAACCATTacgttaaaaataaataaatacttaccACATACCAGAGCACATCTGGATTCTCTTCTTTACCTTTCcataacatacagtatgtatcaAAATGAGGTGTTAATAAGGATCTATAACACATCAGAGAGTTATAATGATGTGCAGTGTTCAGGGGTTTCAAACAATCAGGGTGTAAAACATCTAATATTTAAGtgaagagtctccagtgtcagaagcCGTAACCAAGTTATGGATTAATGGCAACATTACAAGctgtaagatttttatttttattttgggtcAATCTAATtaaggaaaaaagaataaattatctttattttattcttcctCTGAATATTTTTTAGCATCTTGAATGCGTCTCTATAAGTTTCCTCCTAATGGTCGAGCCAGTGGAGACAGTGGTATGGAAAAACTTGAGAAAACCTCAAACTCAAAAGGaaacatcctcatctgggtgacaccaaatgtctgttcattatagttccatcattgttgaggttatcatcTGCTCTCTGATGGAGACTCGAGTGTGATCCACTGCAGAAGACTTTTATATGAATTACAATTGAAAATCCATTTTCTCTTGACTTTAACCCTCCACAGTGACCTCCTGTATCTTTATATTGTTCATATGggaccatcctcagctgcaccaCATGATCTCCAATTGAGGAGAACTCCATCCAAAAGTGCTCCATCAATGTTAACTGCTACAGCTGCATAGagaatgcattttatttcataaaaaaatcatctggCTTTTATGAGCTTTTCATGACCGCTGTTCAAACAGAGCGAAATAAAACGTTCCTGATCGATCACCACCAAGTTGTTTCCCCAGGTCATTATCACGTCCTTCATACTGAGCTCTAAAAAAAGCCCTACATTGATCCTGAAGGTGATTCAGGAGGTTCAGACAAAGATACATAGCAATCTGAACGGTGTCCACAAGGGCATCATAAGAACATCAGCAGAGCTCAGAGACGGCTGTTTCTTTTCATCGTATTCCCTCGTGAGGACATTTCTGACCTTTAATACGCTCCAGACAACAGGTCATATGACAAGCCGAGTGACTCTCGAGCTCCTCGGGCTAATCTGGAGCCATTCTCCTGAGAAAACAGATCGGTGTCAGATTAAAGAGCTCTTCATTTCAGGCGTCTAAATTATTTAAGCAGGAATACGAAGGGCAGAGCGGTCAATAATCTGCACACAGGGAGAGGACAGAGCTGTTTTACCGGCACTGGGGGACGTTGGAGAGTCTCGAGGAAGCGATTTGTCTTCATTTCCAGCATCTGGTGTAAAGTGTACACTTtagtgtaattgttttttttctgcaatacATTTCCTTTAGACAAAAAATATTATGTACAATTACAAGTACATTTGACTTGTAGGATGTTCTGatgaaatgcagttttattCCTGCTCCTTTTCCTAAACGTGCTCACGTGCACCTGCTAGCTATGAGCAGTAATAATGACATGATGCTGCTCCGGTTGATGTAcgtgtgtaatatacagtacgTGTTATTTATAACTATTTATGCTGTGCAACCGGTGCTTTTCTTACCACATCGGTGATTTcttcatggacagcaagttggAACAAAGAGCAGAAGAGCAAACGCAAAagttctgcatgaaactgggcaaatgcTGCAACTAGTCATTTGAGGTGTTTTAAggagaagaacatcactggaagacgatcAGGAAGAGCAGAGGAACCTGCACAAACCTATCCAGACATTTTCCTTCAAACAAGCTGTCATTCactctgtgttttttgtttttccgcACCACTCTGTGTAAACTGTAAAGTACAGACTGTTGTGATGAACTTTACGTTTCAGATGTAGCAATTTTACAaatcttaatgttttttttctattatttctgtTATTTAATGCAAAATAGTTAAAATTAAGCCTTAAAATTCTAAAttgtctttccatctctctctttctctctctcccctttatctttctctccatctttccttatctctatctttttctttcactctttctttccccAATCTATCTCTCTTGTCAATTTACCACTTATTAATCATGAATACAGATGTTTCATTTCCGGTTTCTGTCAGTAGGGGGCTCTGGTTAGCTTTGATAGCTTCGAGTTACAGagctgaggaggaggagaggagatgagatgagagaagACCTAATGCCTTAAACCGAAGTctgaatgagaaaagaaaaatattcacaGCGAGACAGAGGCTGCAAAACGGCGATCACGGAGGAGGGCAGAAaagggaggaaagagagaggagagggatgcaagagggagagaatgaaagagaaagaaccTGGTGGAGAGAAAGGggagtagagaaagagagagagagagagagagagagagagagagagagagagagagagagagagagagagagagagagagagagagagagaacaatggaaggaaaagaaataaagacagaattaagagaggcagagaaagaagagtgaggaaagaaaaggagagtaaaagagaaagtgaaGAGTGAAGGAGGAGATATAAAGAAGAACGTg
It encodes:
- the LOC124389420 gene encoding membrane-spanning 4-domains subfamily A member 4A-like, whose amino-acid sequence is MTSVTAPTDSRLSQFEVYLKGEPKALGIVQIVIGIMILLFGFVLIGVTISPTIVSGIALWGPIIYISSGSLSVAAANHKNPCAMKASLVMNVISAVAAGLTLILFAVDMLVFDDVLMRWCYNYNYYRCYSSMLIMWHGIYGVLFVFTLLLFIISICTSVFACKASCCFSPTPVYLQPLNLQPVNLQLVNQQPMYSQAMTQQLMYSHAMNPQPLNQQLMNPSSLSPPPMYNSEFYNPEVPQKSPAAEF